A single window of Azotosporobacter soli DNA harbors:
- a CDS encoding Lrp/AsnC family transcriptional regulator yields MSLDQYDRAILNALQKDSSISNLDLSKLIGLSTSACLARTKNLRETGVIKQFTTVIDEKKIGLDMIAFIMVVLSPLKRDVVDFFLEQINSIPQVLECYTIAGSRDYLLKVATKDMQSYKDFILDSLMVIPGVSRIEANIVINTDKRTLSLPIEE; encoded by the coding sequence ATGTCACTTGATCAGTACGATCGAGCGATTCTAAACGCTTTACAAAAAGACTCATCCATCTCGAATCTTGATCTTTCCAAATTGATCGGTTTATCTACATCCGCCTGCCTGGCCAGAACAAAAAACCTGAGAGAAACAGGCGTCATCAAGCAGTTTACCACTGTCATTGACGAAAAAAAAATCGGTTTGGATATGATTGCCTTTATCATGGTCGTACTGTCGCCGTTAAAACGCGATGTCGTTGATTTTTTCCTTGAGCAAATCAACAGCATTCCGCAAGTTCTTGAATGCTACACCATTGCCGGTAGTCGCGATTATTTATTAAAAGTCGCCACTAAAGATATGCAAAGCTACAAGGACTTCATCCTCGACTCTTTAATGGTAATTCCAGGCGTCAGCCGGATCGAAGCCAATATCGTGATTAATACCGATAAACGTACGCTTTCCTTGCCAATTGAAGAGTAA
- a CDS encoding HutP family protein, whose amino-acid sequence MKQMNEPLMRSSIRSVGTAAMLLALTRTIADEEGVKAMLADMEYRYVVTEVGGSGQDEFQAKSTRAIIGAALNGGLVTKSPTNYHALLHAIEEAKRGMMVNMASSTSVAVKIAIVRDANWIAVALFGESAIHPMTNHERAGMGIMHLGTDA is encoded by the coding sequence ATGAAACAGATGAATGAGCCATTGATGCGCTCCAGTATCCGCAGTGTGGGAACGGCTGCAATGCTTCTGGCGCTGACGCGGACGATCGCGGATGAAGAAGGCGTCAAGGCTATGTTAGCCGACATGGAATACCGCTATGTTGTGACCGAAGTGGGCGGCTCCGGCCAGGATGAATTTCAGGCCAAAAGCACGCGGGCAATTATCGGCGCAGCGCTGAATGGCGGGCTCGTCACCAAATCGCCGACGAATTATCATGCGCTCTTGCATGCGATTGAAGAAGCGAAGCGGGGCATGATGGTAAATATGGCGAGCAGTACGAGCGTAGCTGTAAAAATTGCTATCGTCAGGGATGCAAATTGGATTGCGGTGGCCTTATTTGGTGAATCGGCGATCCATCCCATGACAAACCACGAGCGGGCTGGAATGGGAATCATGCATTTGGGAACCGATGCATAA